In Bacillus sp. SM2101, a single window of DNA contains:
- a CDS encoding low molecular weight protein-tyrosine-phosphatase, whose protein sequence is MIRVLFVCLGNICRSPMAEAVFREIVNNQGLGDKITIDSAGTGNWHIGKPPHEGTQGILTGKGIPFEGMKARQVVENDLENFDYIIGMDSENIGNLHKMAGYNKTGYIGRLLDLVPESDIDDVPDPYFTGNFEEVYDLVVKGCENLLQMIKNKHNI, encoded by the coding sequence ATGATTCGAGTTTTATTTGTATGTTTAGGTAATATTTGTCGCTCGCCTATGGCAGAAGCTGTGTTCAGAGAAATAGTTAACAACCAAGGTCTTGGTGATAAAATAACAATAGATTCTGCGGGCACAGGAAATTGGCATATAGGTAAGCCACCTCACGAAGGTACACAAGGGATACTAACAGGTAAGGGGATTCCTTTCGAAGGTATGAAAGCACGGCAAGTTGTTGAAAATGATTTAGAGAATTTTGATTATATTATTGGTATGGATTCTGAAAATATTGGAAACCTCCATAAGATGGCGGGGTACAATAAAACAGGTTATATTGGAAGACTTCTTGACCTTGTTCCTGAAAGTGATATAGATGATGTGCCAGACCCATACTTTACAGGGAATTTTGAAGAAGTATATGATTTAGTCGTCAAAGGCTGTGAGAATTTACTGCAGATGATAAAAAATAAACATAATATTTGA